Proteins encoded in a region of the Chitinispirillum alkaliphilum genome:
- a CDS encoding polysaccharide export protein produces MSERIDTTAPTRQQNRLHPQHGNPYVDETKYIIGFGDVFYISVIDMPSVQYRASIDLNGNMYIPELGLVKIGNVPLYQAKNVIKEFVKSKISSNKRVYVSMIDIKNVTVYFSGKIDLPGMQNLPGNTRLFDAMKGIGIDMAAPGRINLREISVSNENGTNTYDLLNYLYANDISQNPYLSPGDRINVPPVTNKVFVNGEVANPPAGVYPLRENETTGEFLSLFTLSSSADTSNITIQRTSTGESFTINSFSENIELKDLDVITVPVKKNHPRISTVSITGEIARPGQFPIIENATTAQQIIDQAGGAKETGSIDQAVIIRHNKSLSAQFGENARSLGGVRPELGSSLALLTASADHTVIRLSQRGFDVVLEPNDQVLVPKRENFVYVSGNVRQPGAYEYVPGENRSFYIRQAGGLSRNADRSNIKVVKRYDRAYQMIDSREVEAGSIIVVPASTQYRFFSTVFIPLVSALATTIGVGVAIYNSR; encoded by the coding sequence ATGTCAGAAAGAATCGATACCACAGCTCCGACCCGGCAACAAAACAGACTACATCCACAACATGGGAACCCCTATGTTGATGAAACAAAATACATAATCGGTTTCGGAGACGTTTTCTATATATCTGTTATCGATATGCCCTCAGTACAATACCGGGCTAGTATTGATCTCAATGGTAATATGTACATTCCCGAATTAGGGCTGGTGAAAATTGGAAACGTTCCCTTATATCAGGCAAAAAATGTGATAAAAGAGTTTGTTAAGTCAAAGATAAGTAGCAACAAGCGTGTTTATGTGTCAATGATTGATATAAAAAATGTAACGGTATATTTTTCCGGAAAAATTGATTTGCCGGGCATGCAGAATTTGCCAGGAAACACCCGTTTGTTTGATGCAATGAAGGGGATAGGTATAGACATGGCTGCGCCTGGCAGAATCAACCTGAGAGAAATCAGTGTCTCCAATGAGAATGGAACAAATACTTATGATTTATTGAACTATCTATACGCCAACGACATCTCCCAGAACCCCTATCTTTCCCCTGGTGACCGAATTAATGTTCCACCGGTGACAAACAAAGTTTTCGTGAATGGTGAAGTGGCCAATCCCCCTGCGGGAGTTTATCCCTTGAGAGAGAATGAAACCACAGGTGAATTCCTTTCACTTTTCACCCTGAGCAGCTCTGCGGATACCTCAAATATTACTATTCAGAGAACCTCTACAGGTGAATCTTTTACGATCAATTCCTTTTCTGAAAATATTGAACTTAAAGACCTTGATGTTATAACAGTGCCGGTTAAAAAGAACCATCCTCGGATTTCCACGGTTTCTATTACCGGTGAAATCGCAAGGCCAGGGCAGTTTCCTATAATTGAAAATGCTACCACCGCTCAGCAGATAATCGATCAGGCTGGGGGGGCAAAAGAAACGGGTAGCATTGACCAGGCCGTAATCATTCGCCACAACAAATCGCTTTCCGCGCAGTTTGGAGAAAACGCACGCAGCCTTGGGGGTGTGAGACCTGAACTGGGTAGCTCTCTTGCCCTTCTTACAGCAAGTGCAGATCATACGGTTATCAGACTCAGCCAGAGGGGTTTTGATGTAGTTCTTGAGCCAAACGACCAGGTATTGGTTCCAAAAAGAGAAAACTTTGTTTATGTAAGCGGAAATGTGCGACAACCCGGAGCCTATGAATATGTACCAGGGGAAAATCGCTCATTTTATATCAGACAGGCAGGAGGGCTCTCCAGAAATGCAGACCGGTCCAATATCAAGGTTGTAAAAAGATACGACAGAGCCTATCAGATGATCGACTCAAGAGAAGTAGAAGCCGGCAGCATAATAGTGGTACCTGCTTCAACACAGTACAGATTCTTTTCCACGGTATTTATCCCCTTGGTTTCCGCACTGGCGACCACAATCGGGGTGGGTGTAGCAATTTATAACAGCCGGTGA
- a CDS encoding ankyrin repeat protein codes for MVCQTIHDAARQGDVAAILIHINDGHDVRSRDKYGNTPLHLAANSDTVDLLVEKGSDVNARNNKGLTPLHLASDLSVAESLFSHGGDIFALDCKNRTPLYRAAVKGYTEITQFLAEKGSEVDTKDKNGLTPLYSAAKYGYVEIVKILIQKGANVNTKGDSGYTALHWASGRGHAEVVKILIEAGAEKNVLDRLSFKTPLELAEDEVNEEVIKILKS; via the coding sequence ATGGTTTGCCAAACAATTCACGATGCTGCCCGACAGGGAGATGTCGCTGCAATTTTGATTCATATAAATGATGGTCATGATGTCAGATCCCGGGATAAATATGGAAACACTCCTCTTCATCTGGCAGCAAACAGTGACACAGTTGATCTGCTTGTAGAAAAGGGTTCAGATGTGAATGCCAGAAACAATAAAGGGCTCACCCCTCTTCATCTGGCTTCAGACCTCAGTGTCGCTGAGAGTCTTTTTTCTCATGGAGGTGACATATTTGCCTTGGATTGCAAGAACAGAACTCCCCTCTACCGGGCTGCAGTTAAGGGTTACACGGAAATAACGCAGTTCCTTGCAGAAAAAGGATCTGAGGTGGATACAAAAGATAAAAATGGTCTTACACCACTCTACTCAGCAGCAAAGTATGGATATGTAGAGATAGTAAAAATCCTCATACAAAAAGGTGCCAATGTAAATACAAAGGGTGATTCCGGATATACTGCTCTTCACTGGGCAAGCGGCAGGGGTCACGCAGAAGTAGTAAAAATTTTAATTGAAGCCGGAGCTGAAAAGAACGTTTTGGACCGACTATCTTTCAAAACGCCACTTGAATTGGCTGAAGACGAAGTTAACGAAGAAGTTATCAAGATCTTAAAATCGTAA
- a CDS encoding ankyrin repeat protein: MFRWLTGSASSILILLSTATIAFSDVDVELVEIADVSTMETQEAQDESDKDGWTLLHRAAFHGQAQDVERLVEDGGDVNARNNFGATPLHWAVRNEKPETVQWLLHFDADVNVRDDKGWAPLHRAAYYDREVMIDHLTRQGADVNAKNRFGSTALHIAASQGHAGFAQRLITHHDANVAEGDKHGQSPLHRAAFRGHINVVEMLIANGADINSKDENGWTALHIAAYHGLIPMLEKLLDLGASIDAADSRGGTPLHRAIYNKQSVAADRLVSLGADFEARDENGWTPMHWAAYKGERASVARLIRAGADINARNDADWTALYWANKEGHSDVIDLLRQQGGVR, encoded by the coding sequence ATGTTTAGATGGTTAACCGGTTCTGCCTCTTCCATACTTATTCTCTTATCTACTGCCACAATTGCCTTCTCGGATGTTGATGTGGAACTCGTTGAAATTGCTGATGTTAGCACAATGGAAACTCAGGAAGCACAGGATGAGTCGGATAAAGACGGCTGGACACTTCTCCACAGAGCAGCCTTCCACGGCCAGGCTCAGGATGTTGAAAGACTTGTAGAGGATGGTGGTGATGTAAATGCCAGAAACAATTTTGGTGCTACCCCCCTGCACTGGGCTGTCAGAAATGAGAAACCTGAAACGGTACAGTGGCTTTTGCATTTCGATGCAGATGTAAATGTAAGGGATGACAAGGGCTGGGCCCCTCTGCACAGAGCAGCTTATTACGACAGAGAGGTCATGATTGATCATCTTACAAGACAGGGTGCTGATGTAAATGCAAAAAACAGATTCGGTTCTACTGCCCTTCATATTGCAGCATCACAGGGACATGCAGGTTTCGCTCAAAGGCTTATCACTCATCATGATGCAAACGTAGCAGAAGGCGATAAACATGGACAATCCCCTCTCCACAGGGCTGCTTTCAGAGGTCATATCAACGTAGTAGAGATGCTTATTGCGAATGGGGCTGATATAAACTCCAAGGATGAAAACGGATGGACAGCTCTCCATATTGCAGCCTATCACGGGTTGATCCCAATGCTGGAGAAACTGCTGGACCTGGGTGCATCAATCGATGCTGCTGACAGCCGCGGGGGAACACCTCTGCACAGAGCCATTTATAACAAACAGAGTGTTGCAGCTGATCGCCTGGTGTCACTTGGTGCTGATTTTGAAGCACGGGATGAAAATGGGTGGACACCGATGCATTGGGCTGCATACAAGGGTGAGAGAGCATCTGTTGCACGCCTCATCAGGGCCGGTGCTGATATCAATGCCAGAAATGATGCAGATTGGACCGCGCTATACTGGGCAAACAAGGAAGGTCACTCAGATGTAATTGACCTCCTTCGCCAACAGGGTGGGGTTCGCTAA
- a CDS encoding Ribulose-phosphate 3-epimerase, whose protein sequence is MTAKKIQIAPSILSADFSNLEKEVKSAQDAGADRIHCDVMDGHFVPNITFGPLVVEAVKKHVTIPLDVHLMISEPEKYVDAFCDAGSDILMFHAEAVSDVGSVLQKIRKKGVKAGVTVNPDHPVDLFMDHLEIIDQVLIMSVYAGFGGQKFIQDTMKKVKSVYDEVSRRELDVDIEVDGGVNNVTAGICALNGANVLVAGSYVFGTGEYEKRISLLKQAAEENLAGK, encoded by the coding sequence ATGACTGCAAAAAAAATTCAGATCGCACCATCTATTCTATCTGCTGACTTCAGCAACTTAGAAAAAGAGGTTAAATCCGCTCAGGATGCAGGAGCCGACAGGATACACTGTGATGTCATGGATGGCCATTTCGTACCAAATATCACTTTTGGACCTCTTGTGGTAGAAGCTGTAAAAAAACATGTAACCATTCCACTCGATGTGCATCTGATGATCTCTGAACCGGAAAAATATGTGGATGCTTTTTGTGATGCAGGTTCAGATATACTCATGTTCCATGCTGAGGCTGTTTCCGATGTAGGGAGCGTTTTACAAAAAATCAGGAAAAAGGGTGTAAAAGCAGGGGTGACTGTTAACCCCGATCACCCTGTCGATCTTTTTATGGATCACCTCGAAATTATAGATCAGGTTCTGATCATGTCGGTGTATGCTGGCTTTGGGGGACAGAAATTTATTCAGGATACCATGAAAAAGGTGAAATCTGTGTATGATGAAGTATCCCGTCGGGAACTCGATGTTGACATCGAAGTTGATGGGGGCGTTAATAATGTAACCGCTGGTATCTGTGCTTTAAACGGAGCAAATGTCCTGGTTGCAGGGAGTTACGTATTTGGAACCGGGGAATACGAAAAACGAATATCTTTGTTAAAACAGGCCGCAGAAGAAAACTTGGCCGGGAAATAA
- a CDS encoding Carboxyl-terminal protease has translation MKKTSVKLLISWLCFSATIFMGCDNPAYVGRLDITEHQSVWQHLKVYSIYQDRVPNDPFVYNTTQQLFNAIDDWEYTRYFDGNTNWGGQSELFDASKAITNTQNTVFLDTLTESTVSIEISAFRSNTHEEFLGVVWKALPFDNIVIDLRGNQGGDLRITESIIEEFLPPNTSYIKARYREYDPQSLKGNTIPSDEGWEEWRTTRSVNSALRDKNFSVLIDSSTASASEILAAALKDCLNATLIGQRSYGKGIGQIIIPRRNRRYIRITFLKLRGISDRTGEYNGIGIYPDNILPAAKMTSADRGGRNTDIYHAVKALEPSIQYEDITFPPERGPKSSVNNGLFKVTSPDPLNW, from the coding sequence ATGAAAAAAACCTCTGTAAAACTCCTGATATCATGGCTTTGCTTCTCTGCAACGATCTTTATGGGCTGTGATAATCCCGCATACGTAGGCAGGCTCGATATAACAGAACATCAAAGCGTATGGCAGCACCTGAAAGTATATAGCATATACCAGGACCGCGTACCCAATGACCCATTTGTTTACAATACCACCCAGCAGCTGTTCAACGCCATAGATGACTGGGAATACACACGATATTTCGATGGAAATACTAACTGGGGAGGGCAAAGCGAACTCTTCGATGCATCCAAAGCCATTACCAATACACAAAATACGGTTTTTTTAGACACTCTCACCGAATCTACCGTGAGTATAGAAATATCAGCATTCAGATCAAACACACATGAAGAGTTTCTTGGTGTAGTGTGGAAAGCACTCCCCTTTGATAATATCGTGATTGATCTGAGGGGAAACCAGGGTGGGGATCTGCGCATCACAGAATCCATTATTGAAGAGTTTCTCCCTCCAAACACAAGCTACATAAAAGCCCGCTACAGAGAATACGACCCACAAAGTCTCAAAGGGAATACAATTCCTTCTGATGAAGGCTGGGAAGAGTGGAGAACCACCAGATCCGTCAACAGTGCCTTGAGAGATAAAAATTTCTCTGTTCTTATCGATAGTTCAACAGCAAGTGCATCAGAGATTCTGGCCGCAGCTCTTAAAGACTGCCTCAACGCAACACTGATAGGACAAAGAAGTTATGGTAAGGGGATAGGCCAAATTATCATCCCCCGTAGAAACCGCCGCTATATAAGGATAACTTTTTTGAAACTACGGGGCATATCTGATCGTACTGGTGAATATAATGGAATAGGTATTTACCCCGACAATATTTTACCTGCAGCGAAAATGACATCTGCAGATAGAGGGGGAAGAAATACAGACATTTACCATGCAGTCAAAGCTCTCGAGCCGTCAATTCAGTATGAAGATATTACATTCCCCCCTGAGAGAGGGCCCAAAAGCTCCGTAAATAACGGTTTGTTTAAGGTAACATCTCCGGATCCCCTCAATTGGTAA
- a CDS encoding RNA methyltransferase, TrmA family encodes MTPGVMPGELVSVVPKDQKNGVTIGQLEEIVEPCGQRRTPFCTSFEKCGGCDWQFIDYSYQVQLKKEIFLECLKRIGKINSECEPEIFSSPETGYRIRAQIKVDPITKRTGFFRKKSNQIIEIKNCPLLSDSLNSILEQLDYTTQLIDKKKVRSINLLAGNNGRVASNPMIRGLTCHETEIKVGNFTFSVGGGSFFQSNAFLLNKLGTWAASDISARKCLDLYGGCGFFSVLLNNCFDQVLLVENVASQVKYAKRNFRQNNAHNSKAFCGDVENSSSEQNIRNFGADCVIVDPPRPGLTRKVREWLAAISPSTLLYVSCNPSTLARDAGFFVNSCGYKIAKSAVFDLYPNTYHLESALLLQK; translated from the coding sequence ATGACACCCGGTGTGATGCCGGGTGAGTTAGTCTCTGTTGTTCCCAAAGATCAAAAAAATGGTGTTACTATTGGACAACTGGAAGAAATAGTTGAGCCTTGCGGTCAGCGCAGAACACCCTTTTGCACCAGCTTTGAAAAATGTGGCGGATGTGACTGGCAGTTCATCGACTATTCATACCAGGTCCAGCTTAAGAAGGAGATTTTTCTCGAGTGCCTCAAAAGGATCGGAAAAATAAACTCCGAATGTGAACCTGAAATTTTCAGTTCGCCTGAAACCGGTTACAGAATCAGGGCTCAGATAAAAGTTGATCCAATAACGAAACGTACAGGTTTTTTCAGAAAGAAAAGCAATCAGATAATTGAAATCAAAAATTGCCCTCTTCTGAGCGATTCACTGAACTCGATTCTCGAACAACTCGACTATACAACACAACTCATTGATAAGAAAAAGGTTAGATCAATAAATCTTCTCGCGGGGAATAACGGCAGAGTCGCATCAAACCCCATGATCAGGGGTCTGACCTGCCACGAAACAGAAATAAAAGTGGGAAATTTCACCTTTTCTGTAGGCGGGGGTAGTTTTTTCCAAAGTAACGCCTTCTTATTGAATAAGTTAGGCACCTGGGCTGCTTCTGATATCAGTGCAAGGAAATGTTTGGATCTCTATGGTGGGTGTGGATTTTTCTCTGTTCTTCTGAATAATTGTTTCGACCAGGTACTCCTTGTCGAAAATGTCGCTTCTCAGGTAAAGTACGCTAAAAGAAATTTCAGGCAGAATAATGCTCACAACTCAAAGGCATTTTGCGGGGATGTTGAGAACTCATCATCAGAGCAGAATATCAGAAATTTTGGCGCAGATTGTGTCATTGTGGACCCTCCCCGACCAGGCCTGACACGAAAAGTTCGTGAATGGCTCGCCGCTATATCACCTTCCACGTTGCTGTATGTGTCCTGCAATCCCTCTACCCTTGCCAGAGATGCCGGCTTTTTCGTAAACAGTTGCGGCTACAAAATTGCAAAATCCGCCGTTTTTGACCTTTATCCAAATACCTACCATCTTGAGAGCGCTCTTTTACTCCAAAAGTAA
- a CDS encoding conjugal transfer protein TraB, translated as MENERKENTSELSNISSLKHIQMDGKEFFIIGTAHISKESVEDVEKTIRLTDPDTVCVELCEPRYKSIVEKDSWKQMNIFKVVREKKSLFLLIQLIMSSFYDKLGKQLDVPPGAEMVKGIEMAKEKGKTLVLADRNIEVTLKRVWGGLTFFGKMKMVLHLAGSLFVTEKIDSESVENLKNSDQLEMALEEFSRKIPGIKERLIDERDIYLAEKIRTSPGQKIVAVVGAGHVPGILHHIKKQNDLDEISSIPKPSVWPKVIAWSLPSLFIAIIMYGFLANGISDSMASLQIWVLVNGIFAAVGVALALGHPLTVLAAFVASPLTSLNPMIAAGWVCGLVQAYFKKPTVEDVENLKSSFTSVKGVLLNPVSRVLIVVVMANVGSSLGSLVAGSWIVSRFIGA; from the coding sequence ATGGAAAACGAGAGAAAAGAAAACACTTCTGAACTCAGTAATATTTCTTCCCTCAAACATATCCAAATGGATGGCAAAGAATTCTTCATCATCGGGACGGCACACATTTCAAAAGAAAGTGTCGAGGATGTGGAAAAAACGATTCGGCTTACAGACCCCGATACGGTTTGTGTTGAACTCTGCGAGCCAAGATACAAATCGATAGTAGAAAAAGATAGCTGGAAACAAATGAACATTTTCAAGGTAGTAAGAGAGAAAAAGTCTCTTTTTCTGCTTATACAGCTGATTATGAGCTCTTTTTACGACAAACTGGGGAAACAGCTTGATGTTCCTCCCGGGGCAGAAATGGTAAAAGGGATCGAAATGGCAAAGGAAAAAGGGAAAACACTCGTCCTTGCTGACAGAAATATTGAAGTCACCCTGAAAAGGGTATGGGGTGGACTTACATTTTTCGGTAAAATGAAAATGGTCCTTCATCTCGCTGGGAGTCTATTCGTTACAGAAAAGATTGATAGTGAATCGGTAGAGAATTTAAAAAACAGCGATCAGCTTGAAATGGCCCTCGAGGAATTTTCCAGAAAGATCCCGGGAATAAAGGAGCGCCTTATCGATGAGAGGGATATTTATCTTGCTGAAAAGATCCGTACTTCACCGGGGCAAAAGATCGTCGCTGTTGTCGGAGCCGGGCATGTACCTGGGATCTTGCACCATATCAAGAAGCAAAACGATCTTGATGAAATTTCTTCTATTCCCAAACCATCAGTGTGGCCCAAAGTTATAGCCTGGAGTCTTCCATCTCTGTTTATAGCCATCATTATGTATGGATTCCTTGCTAACGGCATATCAGATTCAATGGCTTCCCTGCAGATATGGGTGCTTGTAAATGGGATTTTTGCCGCTGTTGGTGTTGCTCTTGCCCTGGGTCACCCGCTTACTGTTTTGGCCGCCTTTGTTGCCTCCCCCCTAACCAGTCTTAATCCAATGATTGCTGCAGGATGGGTTTGTGGTCTTGTTCAGGCCTACTTCAAAAAACCCACTGTAGAAGATGTTGAAAACCTCAAATCTTCCTTTACCTCTGTAAAAGGCGTATTATTGAATCCTGTAAGCAGAGTGTTAATTGTGGTGGTAATGGCAAATGTAGGCAGCAGCCTGGGAAGCCTTGTGGCCGGAAGCTGGATAGTGAGCAGATTTATCGGTGCATAA
- a CDS encoding Sensory box histidine kinase, with protein sequence MLERPVLTRTLLSAVRSSLRSRSSQYRVAQELGLRRKAEESLTAANEELQAFSYSVAHDLRAPLRTMRSFSMILLEDYSNTLDHDGKDYLERIIKGANQLGKLIDDMLNLSKVASHEMTIGDVDLSKLSSAIRNELQQAAPERQVEFKIEDNMKTRGDERLLKIALTNLLGNAWKYTSNETHAIIEFGSFERNSETVYFVRDTGAGFSMGLAEKLFKPFQRLHSEREFPGTGIGLTIVQRVIRRHNGQIWAESEENRGSTFYFTLKL encoded by the coding sequence GTGCTCGAAAGACCGGTGCTGACCCGCACACTTCTCTCCGCAGTGCGCTCAAGTCTTCGCTCACGATCTTCTCAATACAGGGTTGCACAGGAGCTGGGCCTGCGAAGAAAAGCAGAAGAATCACTTACTGCAGCTAACGAAGAGCTCCAGGCGTTTTCCTACTCAGTCGCCCACGATCTTCGTGCTCCTTTGCGCACGATGAGAAGTTTCAGCATGATACTACTTGAAGATTATTCCAATACTCTTGACCACGATGGCAAGGACTATCTCGAGCGAATCATCAAAGGAGCCAATCAGTTAGGTAAGCTAATCGATGATATGCTCAACTTATCCAAGGTTGCCAGTCACGAGATGACAATAGGCGATGTGGATTTGAGCAAACTCTCCTCAGCCATACGAAATGAGCTTCAGCAAGCAGCTCCAGAGCGCCAGGTGGAGTTTAAAATCGAAGATAATATGAAAACCCGTGGTGATGAGCGTCTTTTAAAGATCGCATTAACGAACCTTTTGGGCAACGCCTGGAAGTACACTTCAAACGAGACGCACGCTATCATTGAATTTGGGTCTTTTGAGCGAAATAGTGAAACTGTTTATTTTGTTCGTGACACTGGCGCAGGTTTCTCTATGGGTTTGGCAGAAAAGCTTTTCAAGCCATTTCAGCGCCTGCACTCCGAAAGAGAGTTTCCCGGCACCGGAATAGGATTAACGATTGTTCAGCGGGTGATCAGGCGCCATAATGGGCAGATCTGGGCTGAAAGTGAAGAAAACAGGGGATCGACTTTCTATTTCACTCTGAAACTATGA
- a CDS encoding Sensory box histidine kinase, with product MNMHSDDLYNQRFKRAEDARVLAEGIVETMPTPLVILDSDLRIIRVNRAFYKTFRETKETTIGIPLYRVGKGQWDIPRLRNLLQTILSHNRVIEDYEVEHFFHGLGERTVLLNAREVKLEEGADKLILLAFEDVTAQKRSRNVLEESEKLFHDLVERLNSIIISTDEKGRITFLNTFCEKIFGYTKDELVGKPLLGTIIPCRNDCDQLWQSMLSQPHLYYLNETRSKRKDGSEVLFSWSFKAVYDEYNQIRELLIDGNDLSSQIRQKKQLQDAFELIDNSPDIIAMFKSDGHCMYINRAVELLTGFTRDDICGAMIHNTAIDHLFGKWFKTSTHKKEVQIEETFYMGNWFQIISVPQKDEKGNIRSAMMYARDITELKNTEAQLLAAKKEAEEKTRELRRANSLLTEKNNELDSFNYSISHDLRTPVSSIIGFSELLIEDYSREFDQEGLKFLHFIRKNAHTMSRLINDLLSLSRITREEITVEKVNLSELAWKVADELKDRDPNRKVDIKIQSNMTVNADRRFMDLVLTNLLGNAWKYSQKEEHAEIEFGKTEEEGQEIFFVNDNGAGFDNSQSQQLFQPFKRLHSEKEYSGTGVGLAIVERVIKKHNGTVWARAEKGKGAQFFFTLGT from the coding sequence ATGAACATGCATTCAGATGATCTTTATAATCAAAGATTCAAAAGAGCAGAAGATGCAAGAGTTCTCGCAGAAGGTATTGTAGAGACAATGCCAACCCCGCTTGTAATCCTGGACAGTGATCTCAGGATAATCAGAGTAAACAGGGCATTTTACAAGACTTTCAGAGAAACAAAAGAGACAACAATAGGTATTCCCTTGTACCGGGTGGGAAAGGGACAATGGGATATCCCCAGGCTGCGCAACCTTCTTCAAACAATTTTATCTCACAACAGAGTAATAGAAGATTACGAAGTGGAACATTTTTTTCATGGACTTGGTGAAAGAACAGTGCTGCTCAATGCCAGAGAGGTTAAACTTGAGGAAGGCGCAGACAAACTGATACTGCTTGCATTTGAGGATGTTACAGCACAGAAGAGATCGCGCAACGTGCTGGAAGAATCAGAAAAGCTCTTCCACGACCTCGTTGAGCGGCTTAACAGCATAATAATCAGTACAGATGAAAAAGGGCGGATTACCTTTCTCAATACGTTCTGTGAGAAAATTTTTGGCTATACCAAAGATGAATTAGTCGGAAAGCCGCTTCTGGGGACTATCATTCCCTGCAGAAATGATTGCGATCAGTTATGGCAGAGCATGCTATCACAGCCGCATCTGTACTACTTGAATGAAACAAGGAGCAAGCGTAAAGATGGCTCTGAAGTCCTCTTTTCCTGGAGTTTTAAAGCTGTATACGATGAATACAATCAAATCAGAGAGCTCCTTATTGATGGAAACGACCTTAGCAGCCAGATCAGGCAGAAAAAACAGTTACAGGATGCATTTGAGCTGATAGATAACTCTCCTGATATTATAGCAATGTTTAAATCAGACGGACACTGCATGTATATCAACAGGGCCGTTGAACTTCTTACCGGATTTACCAGAGATGATATCTGTGGTGCAATGATTCACAACACAGCTATTGATCATCTTTTCGGAAAATGGTTCAAAACCAGCACACATAAAAAAGAGGTGCAGATCGAGGAAACCTTTTATATGGGGAACTGGTTTCAGATTATTTCTGTACCTCAAAAGGATGAAAAAGGGAATATCCGATCAGCAATGATGTATGCACGTGACATAACAGAGCTTAAAAATACGGAAGCCCAGCTTCTGGCAGCCAAAAAAGAGGCAGAAGAGAAAACCCGTGAACTCCGGAGAGCCAATTCTCTTTTAACTGAGAAAAACAATGAACTCGACTCCTTCAATTACTCCATTTCTCACGATCTCCGCACCCCGGTTTCTTCCATAATCGGATTTTCTGAATTGCTCATCGAAGATTACTCCCGGGAATTTGATCAAGAAGGACTGAAATTCCTCCATTTCATACGCAAAAATGCCCATACTATGAGCAGGTTAATAAACGACTTGCTGAGTCTGTCAAGGATTACAAGAGAGGAGATAACGGTCGAAAAGGTCAATCTCAGCGAACTTGCATGGAAAGTAGCAGATGAGCTTAAAGACAGGGATCCAAACCGTAAGGTGGATATCAAAATTCAAAGCAATATGACAGTCAATGCTGACAGACGCTTTATGGATCTTGTGCTGACAAATCTGTTGGGCAATGCCTGGAAATATAGTCAAAAAGAAGAGCATGCAGAAATTGAGTTCGGAAAAACTGAAGAGGAGGGACAGGAAATTTTTTTTGTAAATGATAACGGAGCTGGGTTTGATAACAGCCAATCGCAACAACTTTTCCAGCCATTTAAACGTCTCCACTCTGAAAAGGAGTATTCCGGTACTGGTGTCGGTCTTGCAATTGTGGAACGGGTTATAAAAAAGCATAACGGCACAGTATGGGCCAGGGCAGAGAAAGGTAAGGGCGCTCAGTTCTTCTTTACTCTCGGGACTTAA
- a CDS encoding Chemotaxis protein methyltransferase CheR: MVLDEDLRILRANASFYSNFRLREEDVGNHSLFQIDNGRWNRKELRKTLRSVTVQKESFRELEIRTGPTHAPEQFFSVTARLLQPREKGRLFLLTIEDITDKKITEQRISESEENLWRT, translated from the coding sequence GTGGTACTGGATGAGGATCTGAGGATTCTGCGGGCCAATGCATCATTCTATTCCAACTTCCGGCTCAGAGAAGAGGATGTGGGCAATCACTCTCTTTTTCAAATCGACAACGGCAGATGGAACAGAAAGGAACTCAGAAAGACACTCCGCTCCGTCACTGTTCAAAAAGAGTCGTTCAGGGAGCTCGAAATCAGAACCGGACCAACTCATGCACCAGAGCAATTTTTTTCGGTAACTGCGCGCCTGCTGCAGCCCAGGGAAAAGGGGCGTCTTTTCCTTCTGACCATTGAGGATATAACAGATAAAAAGATTACTGAACAGCGCATCAGTGAGTCAGAAGAGAATTTGTGGAGAACCTAA
- a CDS encoding Serine/threonine protein kinase codes for MENLNSIITGIDSKCHITFFNRFSEKLFGFSRSEVLGRPFLGTIVPLTDSSRNDNSSLFSELFTHPEMFYETETEGVTREGKRVWFTWSAQALYGDDGALIEILIVGNDITGRKDAEKKVQENLAEIRAMNGKLEEKIFGGMRKPQRTLLCSPGNVYGQSLLLGRHI; via the coding sequence GTGGAGAACCTAAACAGCATAATTACCGGTATCGATTCAAAGTGCCATATCACCTTTTTCAACAGATTCAGCGAGAAGCTGTTTGGGTTCAGCCGCAGTGAGGTTCTGGGGCGTCCCTTTCTTGGCACAATCGTGCCTCTTACCGACAGCTCCAGAAATGACAACAGCTCTCTTTTCAGTGAACTTTTCACCCACCCCGAAATGTTCTACGAAACGGAAACCGAAGGGGTAACAAGGGAGGGCAAACGGGTCTGGTTTACCTGGTCGGCACAAGCTCTTTATGGGGATGATGGTGCGCTTATCGAAATTCTGATAGTCGGAAACGATATCACCGGGCGCAAGGATGCAGAAAAAAAGGTTCAGGAAAACCTGGCCGAAATCCGCGCGATGAACGGAAAACTTGAGGAGAAGATCTTTGGTGGCATGAGAAAGCCACAAAGAACTCTTCTTTGCAGTCCGGGCAACGTATACGGGCAAAGCCTTCTTTTAGGTCGCCACATTTGA